CAGCGGCACTTTGTGCGTCTTCTTGAAATGCGCGACGTTCTTCCAGCTCAGCCCCGCCTGGAACTCGGTGCCGGTGAGGTTCGACCGCCACGATTTGTTGAAGCGCTTCGCGATGTCGCGCTCGCGCCGGCTGTAGACCGCCGTGTCGACGGTGATGCAGAACGCGTCGTAGCCGGAATCGACGGCGCGCTTCACGCGGTCGTCGATCCAGGAATCGTCGCCGCGCACGTAGAGCTGGAAGATCTTGAAGCCGCCGGCGGCCTTGCCGACGGTCTCGATGCCCAGCGTCGACACCGAGCTGACCAGCATCGGCACGCCGAAGCGTTCGGCGGCGCGCGCCACCGTCGAGCCGCCGCCGGGCTCGAACGACTCCAGCGAGCCGATCGGCGCCAGCATCACCGGCAGGCGCAGCCGCTTGCCGAGGAACGTCGACGAGGCGTCGATGTCGGAGACGTCGCGCAGCACGCGGGGCCGCAGCGCGATGGCGTCGAGCGCGCGGCGGTTGCGCCGCATCGTCGTCTCGGTCTCGGTGGCGCCGACGAGGTAGTCCCAGATGTAGGCGTTGAGCTTGAGCTTCGCCTCCTTCACGAACTCGTGCAGCGTCTGGTATTCCTGTTCCAATCCGGTCGACATCGGGATCTCCTCGCGGGGCGCCGCAACCTAGCAATCCCCGGCCGGCGGCACAAAGCGCCGGACGCCCGGCGGCCATGCGATGGCCGCGCCGCCGGACCGCTGGCGGCGCGGCGGCGACGCGCTATGGTGCCGGCGAAACCGGAGGTCGCGCCATGATTCCCAAGACACACCGCCGCGTCACGCTGCTGCGCCGCCCGCCGGGCGAGCCGGCCGAATCGGATTTCCGCGTCGAGGAGGTCCAGACGCCGGAGCCCGGCCCGCGCGAGGTGCTGGTGCGCGTGGTCTACCTGTCGCTCGATCCCTACCAGCGCGGCCGCATGCGCGACGCGGCGTCCTACGCCGCCGCCGTCGGCATCGGCGAGGTGATGACCGGCGGCACGGTCGGCGAGGTGGTGGCGTCGAAGCATCCCGACTTCAAGGTCGGCGACATCGTCGAGGACCGGCTGGGGTGGCAGGAATACGCCATCGGCGGCGGCCCGGCGCTGCGCAAGGTCGATCCCTCCATCGCGCCGATCTCGACCGCCAACGGCGTCCTGGGGATGCCGGGGATGACGGCGTATTTCGGCCTGCTCGACGTCGGCCGGCCGAAGCCGGGCGAGACCGTGGTGGTGTCGGCGGCGTCGGGCGCCGTGGGACAGGCGGTCGGCCAGATCGCGAAGATCATGGGCTGCCGCGCGGTCGGCATCGCCGGCGGCAAGGCGAAGTGCGACTTCGTCGTGAACGAGCTCGGCTTCGATTCCTGCGTCGACTACAAGGCCGGCGGCGATCTCGACGCCGCCGTGAAGGCGGCCTGCCCGGACGGCGTCGACGTGTATTTCGACAACGTCGGCGGCGTGGTGTCGGACGCGGTCCTGCGGCAGCTCAATTTCTTCGCCCGCGTGTCCCTGTGCGGCTCGATCTCGCAGTACAACGCCGTGACGCCGGAGCTGGGGCCGCGGCTGATGGGCACGTTCGTCGGCAAGCGCGTGTCGATGCGCGGCTTCATCGTCACCGATTTCGCCGGCCAGTACGCGCCGGCCATGCGCCAGATGGGCGAATGGGTGCGCTCGGGCCGGCTGAAATACCGCGAGGACATCGTCGACGGCATCGACAAGGCGCCGCGCGCCTTCATCGGCCTGCTGCGCGGCGAGAATTTCGGCAAGATGCTGGTGCGGCTGGGGCCGGAGCCCGCGAAGCGGTAGGGCGCCCGAAGAGAAGACCCCTCATCCGGCGCTCCGCGCCACCTTCTCCCCCGAAGACGGGGGAGAAGGGATGATTTGGGTCGTCCCTCTCCCCCGTCTTCGGGGGAGAAGGTGCCCGACGGGCGGACGAGGGGCCTGCGGTTACAGGCGCGATGAATGCGATGGAGGGACGGCGATGGCGGCGAAACTCGAGACGGTCATGGACGGGCTCACCTTCGCGGAAGGGCCGCGCTGGCATGACGGCCGGCTGTGGTTCTCCGATTTCTATTCGCACCGCGTGATCGCGGTCGAGGCGGGCGGCAAGTCCGAGACCATCGTCGAGGTGCCGCAGCGGCCGTCGGGGCTGGGATGGACTCCCGCCGGCGACCTGCTGATCGTCTCCATGCTCGACCGCGCGCTGTTGCGCTTCGCAGGCGGCAGGCTCTCGCCCTACGCCGACCTGTCGGCGCTGGCGACCGGGCCGTGCAACGACATGGTGGTCGACGCCAAGGGCCGCTGTTATGTCGGCAATTTCGGCTTCGACCGCCACAAGGGCGAGGCGCAGCGCACGACATGTCTGGCGCGGGTCGATCCCGACGGCACGGTGAGCCGCGCCGCCGACGACCTGATGTTCCCCAACGGCACGGTGATCACGCCGGACGGCCGCACCATGGTGGTCGCCGAGACCTTCGGCAGCAAGCTCACCGCGTTCGACGTCGCGGCCGACGGCACGCT
The genomic region above belongs to Rhodospirillales bacterium and contains:
- a CDS encoding SMP-30/gluconolactonase/LRE family protein; translated protein: MAAKLETVMDGLTFAEGPRWHDGRLWFSDFYSHRVIAVEAGGKSETIVEVPQRPSGLGWTPAGDLLIVSMLDRALLRFAGGRLSPYADLSALATGPCNDMVVDAKGRCYVGNFGFDRHKGEAQRTTCLARVDPDGTVSRAADDLMFPNGTVITPDGRTMVVAETFGSKLTAFDVAADGTLSNRRLFADLPGIFPDGICLDAEGGVWVTDARGPDTVRVFDGGRIAERIPAGEGRHAFACMLGGADRRTLYLCTNVASGPAVAEKRAGRIDAVRVDVPGAGLP
- a CDS encoding alpha-hydroxy-acid oxidizing protein, translating into MSTGLEQEYQTLHEFVKEAKLKLNAYIWDYLVGATETETTMRRNRRALDAIALRPRVLRDVSDIDASSTFLGKRLRLPVMLAPIGSLESFEPGGGSTVARAAERFGVPMLVSSVSTLGIETVGKAAGGFKIFQLYVRGDDSWIDDRVKRAVDSGYDAFCITVDTAVYSRRERDIAKRFNKSWRSNLTGTEFQAGLSWKNVAHFKKTHKVPLILKGIATAEDARIAIEHGVDVVYVSNHGGRQLDHGRGSMDVLPEVLEAVGGHAKVVVDGGISRGTDVVKAIAMGADAVAIGRLFCYALAAAGEDGVVRLLEILEDEIKSALGLLGAPKLSDLDHSFLHKGAPDVADPRVHSAFPLLNLDDQGY
- a CDS encoding NADP-dependent oxidoreductase; this translates as MIPKTHRRVTLLRRPPGEPAESDFRVEEVQTPEPGPREVLVRVVYLSLDPYQRGRMRDAASYAAAVGIGEVMTGGTVGEVVASKHPDFKVGDIVEDRLGWQEYAIGGGPALRKVDPSIAPISTANGVLGMPGMTAYFGLLDVGRPKPGETVVVSAASGAVGQAVGQIAKIMGCRAVGIAGGKAKCDFVVNELGFDSCVDYKAGGDLDAAVKAACPDGVDVYFDNVGGVVSDAVLRQLNFFARVSLCGSISQYNAVTPELGPRLMGTFVGKRVSMRGFIVTDFAGQYAPAMRQMGEWVRSGRLKYREDIVDGIDKAPRAFIGLLRGENFGKMLVRLGPEPAKR